The genomic DNA AGAGGCTTGAGAGCAATTACAAAAACTTGTCATGTGCAGAGAAATCAACACATTTATTGAAGTCAATGTGAACGGAGATGCTACTAAGGTTCATTTAGTTAAAATGCTACATTGAGTGACAGCTGTAGACAGTCCACCAGACAATATGTGCAGGATAGAACACAAAACACAACATGAAGacaacataaatataaatattaaatacaatgcCTGTACTTCACATTTGCAAACTTTAGCTTTAGCAATCTAAATCAATGTCATTAATGTCAATAGAAAGAAGCTATCAAGGTCAGAATTGGTAAATTTTAAAGCAACCTGTTATCATTACAggtggaaaaaaaataaaaaaatcagtcaGTGGAATCCAAAATGACTTCATACTGGCTACAAAGTGTGTTAGAAAGTGTGCTCATAACCAAATGTGGACCCCAGAAGCCCCCAAATGGCTCACAGCTTCACAGAAATACAGTCACTACTTGACTGAATGTCCAACCAAATATGTTTTGTTTCTCCCATGGGAcccagcaggtgcagcagtttaTTACACCATTTGAGCCTGGATCTCAGTTGTGCTATCTGGTATTTCCCAGCGTATTCCTGTTTTGCGTCCAATGATTTCAAGTGAAATGAGCCCACTGCAACCATCTGCAGGATAGATGAAGTGgcagatgaaaatgaaaaataaaaaaattaaattaaatacagaaTGTTTAGCCAAAGAATGTTTAAAGATTTAGTTTTATACTTAGATGTTTCCAGGAAaagatcattttatttttttattaggattttaacgtcatgttttacacacttacattaattggttacattaatgacagaacaggtaattactggttacataagattcatcagttcacaagttcagtgtcaaacacagtcatggacaattttgtatctccagttcacctcacttgcatgcctttggactgtgggaggaaacccatgcagacacggggagaacatgcaaactccacacagaaaggactcgggccgctccacctgggaatcgaacccaggaacttcttgctgtgaggcgacagtgctacccactgagccaccgtgccaccctttgaGGAAAATATAACATTGTGCTCACTTTATtgagataaaataataaaaaaaaattaaaaatctcAGAATTCATTTATGGGTGGCCTACATTACTTTCTGCTGTCAATTCTGCTGACTAAGTATTGTTTGAAATTAGACAGGGCTActaattaaacattaatttataCAGGGTGGTGCACGAAAAACCGAACCGTCTTCGACCGGCTGGCTTGAGCTATTATACAGGCGGGCGCTGTCGTGATCGCGGAAAAGTGTATTGACACACAAGGAGATCATTTCCAGCACCTCCTCTAACCAGGAAGTACAGATTTTTGTATTTGCATATCTTTCGTTTCGTGTACGGGCTAAGAAACGTACACCGACATACGCGAGACGGTTCGGTTTTTCATTGGCCACACGGTATATGCTGATACAATTTTATGAAGGGTGATATGAATGCAGACTTCTAAAGATTTTTTTCCTGGTTTCACTCATATTTAGGTTgcgcagctgtaaaatacgctagcacaccagagctgggattttgaatacatcatattcggctgggctgagcggctacatgaacaacgattagctgttgatcacagggtgggatgagccggaccagggttcctcataactggtgcaattatgacctctgctggctgactgatggcgcctgcacagatttGGGAAATAACGtttatcagggtgtggctctccgtacacaatgctgatccgcatataaacttgccttgtgcaggtgaaaagatgtagtcggtactgcacacgtgtcggagggggcgtgtgtcaattgtgaagctcctcagtcagcagtggagggttgtattggtagaggtgaagcgtaacacaatcaggggaattggatatgactagattagtggagaaaattgggggggggggggatcagaGAAAAAGACGGAAAAAaaagacttggcacagttttcacTCCAAATGACCTTACTGATGCAaccctttatatttttatatgtgcTTGGGACAGGTACGTCCTAGTGGCTGGGCTGTTTTGCAGCCACCCCCCCAGGTATTAACCAATCACGTTCGTGCAGACACCCAAGGCTGAGAggaccactgagattcaaaccccagatctcaAGCACTGAATGTATGCTTCTAAAGATGTGATGAATTTTTAGTTTTATGtctaattttaattaataatattgactAAATGTCCATAGTGGCAATAACTGCAAGATTACTTTAATAAAATTCAGCCCTCTGTTGAAAAAAGGTTCGGACCTTAGATCCCTGATCGAGACTATTGAGTCATTATGTAGCCATTTGGGATTCGGCCTACATTAGAAGATCTTAAAACAGAAATGGACACGGGACTGCATATtatcaaaaaaaatttaaaaaagcaaagaTAAACTAACCATGTCAAATTTTAACAGTGATTATAGATTTTGTTGAACGATCTTGTTTCATTCAAACTGATCAGGCTTTGGTCATATAACGGATATTAGGGACTTCATTACAGGTCAACATATTGAAATGTTAATAGGAACATCAAATAATGCTAAAAGATTTGAttaacatataaaaatatattattgtatttacaTCAGCATATAAGCAAAATCACTAGAAATTAATAACTGTGACTAATTTTTACGAGGTGATTTGTTTAGACTGGAGTTAAAATAAACCACTGTGACAGAAATGTCATCGCGATACATGCGTGCCAGGTCATCTGGCAGTGCCAACATGGCAGCCAGTCTTTCTTGGTCCATCTCTCCGTATTCATTAGTACCAAGAGCATTACGAATCAGGTGCGTGGCTGCATTTACGTCAAGGGCAGGCGTGGCACGGGCTTGCCTCTGCAGCAAAAGCTGGTGCATCTGTCCCAGGCTGAGTTGGCACTGGCTAGCAGAGACTGGCGATTCCAGGTGAATGCCTGTCAAATGCTCTGCCACCAGCCTGACCGCCTCTTCGTTGTCAATTTCATCCCACAAACCATCTGACGCCAGGATCAGGAAGCGATCCTGTGGCCGCAGACGATGGTAGGTGACCTCGGGCTTGGCGTCGAGGTATGGTGGAGTGAGATAATTGGGTGGCGCGTATTGGTACAGGTTTAGTGCCTCCAAGTCACAGCCTCCATTCTCGAGGACACTCTGCTGCAGCTCACGGCTCCATTTAAAGCGAACGTCACCAAAAGCTCGCAATGGCATTAGAACCCCTAGCAGCCTGTCGTCCATAATGACCGTTTGGCGCTCGCTTTGTGGGTGCTGCGAACACACACGCTCTACTTCAGCTGCATTGGCAGCATTGTGATCCTGAGACAGGGGCAGGGCGCTCCAACTCCCGTCACTCTCCTGAACACCCAACACGGCCCGGCAATCACCGGCATTTGCTACGTGTATTCCTTCTGGCCCCACGTGAGCGAGACAGGCTGTGCAGCCTGCAAAGGCAGCCTGGACGGCCGTGTTCCGCATCAGATCACTGGCAAGTGGGACCTGAGCCTCCAAAGAGAGATCAGAGTCTAGGCGCTGGAATGCATAACTGAAGGCTTCATCAGGACTCATTCCGCTCCCGTGCTCTTCACTCGCGAGCAGCTCTTGCCAGAAGACGCGTAAATGATTGACGTAGAGAGCAGCAGACTCGCGGTAGTTGTGATCATTATGGTGCTTGTACCACTGCAGTATCGGAGGCACAGGTCGTAGGGTCTCCATTGATGCCTCCAAGTCCTCAAGGCTGGACTCGGCCATCATTGCCACAGCGACATAATAAGGCAGTCGCTCACTGACAACCTGAGCACAAGCATGGCCTCCGTGCCCATCAAAAACTCCGAACAGCATTCCTCGGGTCTGCAAGCAAGTGGCACTGCTGCGTCTGTCTTCCAGTGGAGAATTAGCTGCAAGCTGATTGCTGTCAAACTTCAGCACAGGGCTAACACCCCCACGTCTGTCAAACTCTGGTATACGCACAGACTGCTCATTAGCACGCAGCACGCCATCAATCTGCAATCTGCTTAGCCGAAAGTCCATCTCATGACCAGCCGAAGATAATGCCTGTCCTTTTTCCTGACTCGAGCCTCGGCTGGACCTCCTACCACGAGAAGAGCAGGGTCTGACGTGAAGAGGCAAAATCATAGACTGGGGGGTGGTAAAAGAAGAAGTATTCCAGACAGCTGAGAGAAAGGCACGGCCACTGCCAGTTTGGCAGAGAAGTCTTGTGCACATGCTAGTCGACATCACAGCCCACACATACAGATAGCAAGACTTAAGCTCCTACAtctgaaagaaaaacaaaagacacATGTATAAACCATTAATGAATACTCATTTGCGATCCCTGTCTTTAGTTTACTGTATTGGTGTGGAATTGTAATGCCACACCTTTACATGATATCTACATGACATGACCATGACCATGACCATGTAGGACTCTATTTTCCCTGCACCTTGTGGCTTTGACGGCATTAACTCTTAAAGGAGGGTGGGGAAGCAGGGGGATGgggtgtgcccattcagttaaaaaaagCATCAGTGAGGCCAGGCGCtcaacgttccaattcatcacaAGCATGTTTACATAAGCTAAGGTCAGAGCCCTGTGGAAGGCACCAACCTTCCTCCACcctaaacttgtcaaaccatgtgtcTATGGAGTTTGCTTTTGTGcacagggcacagtcatgctggaacagtaaaggACCCTCTCCTATTTGCTTTAATGGCGGTTAGCAAATGGTGTGGCTAAAACTCAGAActcaatcatttaaaaaagactACAGTATTATGTTATGAActgacattaaaatcacaaattgAAACTAATTTGTCATGTTAAACTcacatttgtatgtttgtttgaattttaacgt from Trichomycterus rosablanca isolate fTriRos1 chromosome 11, fTriRos1.hap1, whole genome shotgun sequence includes the following:
- the pdp2 gene encoding pyruvate dehydrogenase [acetyl-transferring]-phosphatase 2, mitochondrial, yielding MSTSMCTRLLCQTGSGRAFLSAVWNTSSFTTPQSMILPLHVRPCSSRGRRSSRGSSQEKGQALSSAGHEMDFRLSRLQIDGVLRANEQSVRIPEFDRRGGVSPVLKFDSNQLAANSPLEDRRSSATCLQTRGMLFGVFDGHGGHACAQVVSERLPYYVAVAMMAESSLEDLEASMETLRPVPPILQWYKHHNDHNYRESAALYVNHLRVFWQELLASEEHGSGMSPDEAFSYAFQRLDSDLSLEAQVPLASDLMRNTAVQAAFAGCTACLAHVGPEGIHVANAGDCRAVLGVQESDGSWSALPLSQDHNAANAAEVERVCSQHPQSERQTVIMDDRLLGVLMPLRAFGDVRFKWSRELQQSVLENGGCDLEALNLYQYAPPNYLTPPYLDAKPEVTYHRLRPQDRFLILASDGLWDEIDNEEAVRLVAEHLTGIHLESPVSASQCQLSLGQMHQLLLQRQARATPALDVNAATHLIRNALGTNEYGEMDQERLAAMLALPDDLARMYRDDISVTVVYFNSSLNKSPRKN